Proteins encoded together in one Lathyrus oleraceus cultivar Zhongwan6 chromosome 5, CAAS_Psat_ZW6_1.0, whole genome shotgun sequence window:
- the LOC127085392 gene encoding 2-hydroxy-palmitic acid dioxygenase MPO1 — protein MGLLDLEKHFAFYGSYHSNPINIVVHIFFVWPILFTALLFFYFTPPIFSPPQTLLNVIPSFLIFNFGFFFAIFYALFYVALDIKAGSFVALLTLLCWVSSSFLANSIGFDLAWKVGLVTQLFCWTAQITSHFVFEKRAPALLDNLAQAFLMAPFFVVLEILQKTIGYEPYSGFERNVKARIATNIKEWKGKQRKKVT, from the exons ATGGGTCTACTAGATCTTGAAAAGCACTTTGCTTTCTATGGTTCTTATCACAGCAACCCAATTAACATTGTAGTTCACATATTCTTTGTTTGGCCTATCCTCTTCACCGCTCTTCTTTTCTTCTACTTCACCCCTCCTATTTTCTCCCCTCCCCAAACACTACTTAATGTTATTCCTTCTTTCTTGATTTTCAACTTCGGTTTCTTCTTCGCCATTTTCTACGCTCTCTTCTACGTTGCTTTGGATATTAAAGCTGGTTCCTTCGTAGCTCTTCTTACTTTACTTTGTTGGGTTTCTTCCAGCTTCCTCGCTAATTCCATCGGCTTTGATCTCGCCTGGAAG GTTGGGCTGGTTACTCAGTTGTTTTGTTGGACAGCACAGATTACTAGTCATTTTGTGTTTGAG AAACGTGCACCGGCTCTATTGGACAACCTTGCCCAAGCTTTTTTAATGGCTCCTTTCTTCGTTGTTCTTGAG ATTCTCCAGAAAACAATAGGATATGAACCGTATTCTGGGtttgagagaaatgtgaaggcAAGGATAGCTACTAATATCAAAGAATGGAAGGGCAAGCAGCGGAAGAAAGTTACTTAG